One region of Yersinia bercovieri ATCC 43970 genomic DNA includes:
- a CDS encoding filamentous hemagglutinin N-terminal domain-containing protein → MNSKLYKLVFCHRLGCLVAVGEFSRAYGKSFSSTGGRSIKNMGARSGILSCLPIMTGLALGTLPLWVLAHPSLPVNGQIVLGQGGIEVNNATLTVVQQSDKLAINWGSFDIAAGSSVIYNQPGQQSIALNRVLGRDASQIYGNLKANGQVFLLNPNGILFGKGAQVDVGGLVASTKSMSNQDFINGCYTLTSRRDEGQVINQANLHTTEGGYIALVGQRVDNHSSAVINTPQGRVVLASGSRVTLNLDHGNLLGVQIQGEQVSTLLRNGGLIQADGGVIQLTARGREMVMDNVIDHTGILQARGLSEKNGTIYLDGGSEGVVKQQGLMDVSSSQGRGGSVILQGENIHLVAGSKIAAHGTEGGGKVLVGGDWQGKNDRIKKARSVVMDKGASIDVAATIKGPGGTTVLWSEYYSGFYGDINARGGPQSGDGGRVETSSRRNLQAFGQVDASAINGSRGSWLLDPAEVTIVGNGTESGSSMQVGDIPAGYVTNTQIFVPTTNVAQILNTSINSQLNTGTNVTITTSNSSLLSCRWCNITLSADINKTAGTDSTLTLYADGNIEVDNNITSNMGKLNLNLLSGNSTVDSIITLNNSHVLLNGGDLLAKHADKNHMARISILGGRYEVGNLTLEGNTGVASQVGVNISNGATIFAAGKIDVTGESSNANGQGWRGIDISGGSTLTAADNMEFDFKSNSKTSWMGTLSNATITSDKDIIFQVNGRAIGGVDIITSNISSKSGTILFDITGDIITTGLDGLRLDGSQVSGKGIKFEANITGADGFLLKNSNITATSGDISANVTTNNKGVFILGDSNINASGNINLTAKTSNSMFTGADAIKIRGNSSSEYVNITAGGHISMVAVNTGKEIGNTIAADYANIQAQGGDFNLSISGVKGSPITNVSISANNISLSGNISDNNALVMTNTFLTAKGDIKSDLSAPANKALYFKGNGGMEAGQNILLVAKSAKASVEAITINGTPSNRMNITAGKDISIIASDYGNSSGGGIGIAYVNVETKGGNFTAENSGSKSIGLANTNITADAVGFTSATNGNDGLLIRDANITAAVGDVNINATSSHQGIVINPNSTLNAKKDIVLNGTSVGSSDGVIIEGASDVSRNNLIAQGNVTVIGRNSNTGSTQGTAVYLENISLTSIDNNININGASSGGGHTYLSNFYLNAAKGNASVYAKTESALLSSTGSALSIGGNSHIIASNGSLTGKALNTTQGAGVMFRANSSLSIGGNVAFKGETDGTGSTRNGIAFHGTNTLNIAKSSQLSLVGENKGAQSTAGGNGISYSTPNGLTINNNGSLIMEGRSTSGTGVSFPTSNNTLILNGDGDTLIQGRTTFGSGVSLSGVVNNSTGPVTIEGTSIDGTGVHFFSAEHQINRINVTGSSTEAVGLHISGNATIIDTALTGKSINGSGVKIDSLPGSSIATNTVLNNAALNGSSTNSNGVEIAGDMHGVNHSIINGTVDGSGYGIDIAENLNVTGTSEADLLMLQGVATTGTGTGIKLYGNNDLSNTSLNGSAVDGIALDIVGPFTHSGSAELKGTASGAGIGVLVNAPLSDSVINGTSASGVGVQLNGSLDNSRINGLSASGTGVKISDNTLLNNTALIGNSTDGKGVEVTANLTGSNGSAVQGSVVNGTGVHIDIDVTLTGGGADDLLAVTGNATGSYGSGVQLDGNNTLDNTSLAGSATNGIGVDIDGPLTNQGNTTVDGNSSNGDGVELHGALTGGTVNGTSDGGRGIKIDGDTALDNATLNGSSADGSGVAITANLTGSNGSAVLGETSDGTGVYVARDVAVTGGGEDDPLAVIGNAMGNNSSGVQLDGNNYLDNTSLAGSATNGIGVDIDGPLTNQGNTTVDGNSSNGDGVELHGALTGGTVNGTSDSGRGIKIDGDTALDNATLSGSSTSGSGVAITANLTGSNGSAVQGETTDGTGVDIGNNAVLTGGGADDLLAISGNATGSNGSGVQLDGNNTLDNTSLAGSAIDGHGVEITNPLVNKGNTTIEGYASNNGHGVHINGPVSGGVINGTSGSNHGIFLNEFALIDDIALGGNTNSDKSSVQITSPELIGENVTINGKAVDKNSIGSRAISAPITDGGSESNRSSIEKIASQDSVLSGPLLIRRQQILSSLEEQPLPPPVVTESEQNIAENITIAVCIPSHVSTGQQLCDEHVLGRRKPIASTKGPK, encoded by the coding sequence ATGAACAGTAAATTATACAAACTTGTTTTTTGTCATCGGTTGGGATGTCTGGTTGCTGTCGGGGAATTTAGCCGCGCCTATGGCAAATCATTTTCGTCTACAGGCGGGCGATCAATTAAAAATATGGGTGCCAGATCCGGAATATTAAGTTGCCTGCCGATCATGACTGGATTAGCTCTCGGGACATTGCCTTTATGGGTGCTAGCCCATCCCTCATTACCGGTTAACGGACAAATTGTTCTCGGTCAGGGTGGAATAGAGGTGAATAACGCCACTCTTACCGTAGTCCAGCAAAGCGATAAATTGGCGATCAACTGGGGCAGTTTTGATATTGCAGCAGGGAGTAGTGTTATTTATAACCAGCCGGGACAGCAGAGCATTGCACTAAATCGAGTGCTAGGGCGTGATGCATCACAAATATATGGCAACTTAAAAGCAAATGGTCAGGTCTTTTTACTTAATCCAAATGGCATTCTATTTGGTAAAGGTGCACAAGTTGATGTTGGTGGGTTAGTCGCCAGTACTAAATCGATGTCTAATCAAGATTTTATTAATGGATGTTATACGCTGACCAGCCGAAGAGATGAAGGTCAGGTGATTAATCAGGCCAATTTACACACTACCGAGGGAGGCTATATCGCACTGGTGGGACAGCGCGTTGATAATCACTCTTCAGCTGTTATTAATACCCCGCAGGGGAGAGTGGTATTAGCCAGTGGCAGTCGCGTTACGCTTAATCTGGATCACGGGAACTTGCTCGGTGTGCAAATTCAGGGTGAGCAGGTTAGCACTTTGCTACGCAACGGCGGGCTGATTCAAGCTGATGGTGGGGTTATTCAACTGACCGCCCGTGGCAGAGAGATGGTAATGGATAACGTAATTGACCATACCGGTATTCTACAGGCTCGCGGCTTGTCTGAAAAAAATGGCACCATTTATCTTGATGGTGGCAGTGAGGGGGTGGTGAAGCAGCAGGGGCTGATGGATGTCAGTAGCTCGCAGGGTCGTGGCGGGAGTGTTATTTTGCAAGGTGAAAACATTCACCTGGTTGCCGGTAGCAAGATTGCTGCCCATGGCACTGAGGGGGGTGGAAAAGTGTTGGTTGGCGGGGATTGGCAGGGAAAAAATGATCGGATAAAAAAGGCCCGTTCAGTCGTCATGGATAAAGGTGCGAGTATAGATGTTGCTGCCACCATTAAGGGGCCTGGCGGCACTACCGTGTTATGGTCAGAATATTACAGCGGTTTTTATGGCGATATTAATGCTCGCGGTGGGCCACAATCAGGTGATGGTGGTCGGGTCGAAACCTCCAGCCGACGTAATTTACAAGCCTTTGGTCAGGTTGACGCCAGCGCTATTAATGGCAGTCGGGGCAGTTGGTTACTCGATCCGGCGGAGGTGACCATTGTCGGCAATGGCACTGAAAGTGGTTCATCAATGCAGGTGGGGGATATTCCTGCCGGATATGTCACTAATACACAGATTTTCGTCCCGACCACTAATGTTGCCCAGATATTAAATACCAGTATCAATTCTCAGCTTAATACTGGCACCAATGTAACTATTACTACCAGTAATAGCAGTTTACTGAGTTGCCGCTGGTGCAATATTACGTTAAGTGCTGATATTAATAAAACCGCTGGTACCGATAGCACATTGACACTGTATGCTGATGGTAATATTGAAGTTGATAATAATATCACTTCAAATATGGGAAAGTTAAATCTCAACTTATTGTCAGGTAATTCAACAGTAGACTCGATTATCACCTTAAATAATAGCCATGTCTTATTGAATGGCGGAGACTTGTTGGCAAAACATGCTGATAAAAATCACATGGCGCGTATCTCTATTTTGGGGGGGCGATATGAGGTCGGTAACCTAACCCTTGAGGGGAATACTGGGGTGGCATCTCAGGTTGGTGTCAATATCAGTAATGGTGCTACTATTTTTGCAGCAGGGAAAATAGATGTTACCGGTGAAAGTAGTAATGCTAATGGCCAAGGGTGGCGGGGCATTGATATCTCTGGCGGTTCAACCCTGACGGCCGCCGATAATATGGAGTTTGATTTTAAGTCTAATTCTAAAACTTCGTGGATGGGAACACTCTCTAATGCAACTATTACTAGTGATAAAGATATTATATTCCAAGTGAATGGTCGTGCAATAGGTGGTGTGGATATCATTACTTCAAATATTTCCTCCAAGTCTGGCACTATTTTATTTGATATAACGGGTGATATTATTACTACTGGTTTGGATGGACTTAGGCTCGATGGTTCACAAGTTAGTGGGAAAGGCATTAAATTTGAAGCCAATATCACAGGCGCTGATGGGTTTTTACTCAAAAATAGCAATATCACTGCAACCTCCGGTGATATCAGTGCGAATGTTACCACAAACAATAAAGGGGTCTTTATATTAGGCGACAGTAATATCAATGCCAGTGGCAATATCAATCTGACAGCAAAAACCAGTAATTCTATGTTTACGGGGGCAGATGCAATAAAAATAAGGGGTAACTCCAGTAGTGAGTATGTCAATATTACTGCCGGTGGTCATATATCAATGGTGGCGGTTAATACAGGAAAAGAGATCGGCAATACAATTGCTGCAGATTATGCCAATATCCAGGCTCAGGGAGGAGACTTTAATTTAAGCATCAGTGGTGTCAAAGGCAGTCCTATCACTAATGTCAGTATCAGTGCCAACAATATTTCACTTAGCGGCAACATCAGTGATAATAATGCGCTAGTGATGACCAATACATTTCTTACTGCTAAAGGTGATATTAAGAGTGATTTGAGCGCTCCTGCCAATAAAGCATTGTATTTTAAAGGTAATGGCGGAATGGAGGCTGGTCAGAATATATTATTAGTAGCCAAAAGCGCTAAAGCCTCTGTGGAGGCAATAACAATCAATGGAACGCCATCTAATCGAATGAATATCACTGCTGGAAAAGATATATCAATAATCGCCAGTGATTATGGAAACTCGTCAGGAGGCGGGATTGGTATTGCGTATGTTAATGTTGAAACGAAAGGTGGAAACTTTACCGCCGAGAATAGTGGGTCAAAAAGTATAGGGTTAGCCAACACAAATATTACTGCAGATGCAGTTGGCTTCACCTCTGCCACTAACGGCAATGACGGGCTTTTAATTCGCGATGCTAATATTACTGCGGCAGTAGGTGATGTTAATATTAATGCGACCTCAAGTCATCAAGGGATCGTTATTAATCCGAACTCAACGTTAAATGCCAAAAAAGATATTGTATTGAATGGGACATCAGTTGGCTCAAGTGATGGGGTTATTATCGAGGGGGCCTCTGATGTTTCGCGTAATAACCTTATTGCACAAGGGAATGTTACTGTTATAGGACGGAATAGTAACACAGGAAGTACTCAAGGAACGGCGGTGTATTTAGAAAATATCAGTCTGACATCAATAGATAATAATATTAATATTAATGGTGCCTCTTCGGGGGGCGGGCATACCTATTTGTCTAACTTTTATTTAAATGCTGCGAAGGGTAATGCCAGCGTTTATGCAAAAACAGAGTCCGCTTTATTATCTTCAACAGGTTCAGCATTAAGTATTGGTGGTAATAGCCACATAATTGCCAGCAATGGCTCATTGACCGGCAAAGCACTTAATACCACCCAGGGTGCAGGTGTTATGTTTAGAGCAAATAGCAGCTTGTCTATTGGAGGGAATGTTGCTTTTAAAGGTGAGACTGATGGTACTGGATCAACGCGCAATGGCATTGCTTTTCATGGTACCAATACCCTTAATATTGCTAAAAGCAGTCAGTTATCATTAGTCGGTGAAAATAAAGGTGCACAAAGTACCGCAGGCGGAAATGGTATATCCTATTCAACCCCCAATGGATTAACTATTAATAATAATGGTTCTTTAATAATGGAGGGGCGCTCAACCAGTGGCACGGGCGTTAGCTTCCCAACCAGTAATAATACACTGATATTAAATGGTGATGGTGATACGTTAATTCAAGGCCGCACTACTTTTGGCAGTGGGGTCTCTCTTTCCGGGGTGGTAAATAATAGTACAGGCCCCGTGACTATTGAAGGAACCAGTATCGACGGTACTGGAGTTCACTTTTTTAGCGCAGAACATCAAATTAACCGTATTAATGTGACTGGGAGTTCAACCGAGGCCGTAGGTCTGCACATCAGCGGCAATGCAACAATTATAGATACGGCACTAACAGGAAAGTCAATTAATGGCAGTGGCGTGAAAATTGATTCACTGCCGGGGTCCAGTATTGCCACCAATACTGTCTTGAATAATGCCGCACTCAATGGCAGTAGTACCAACAGTAATGGGGTGGAGATAGCCGGTGATATGCATGGTGTAAACCACAGTATAATTAATGGAACTGTTGATGGTTCAGGTTATGGCATTGATATTGCTGAGAATTTAAACGTCACGGGCACCAGTGAGGCAGATTTATTGATGTTGCAAGGCGTGGCGACAACAGGAACCGGCACTGGGATAAAACTTTATGGTAATAATGACTTAAGTAATACCAGCTTAAATGGCTCGGCGGTTGATGGTATCGCCCTGGATATCGTAGGTCCATTTACTCATAGTGGAAGTGCGGAGTTAAAGGGCACGGCTTCCGGTGCTGGTATCGGTGTACTGGTTAATGCTCCACTTAGCGACAGTGTTATTAACGGCACTTCCGCCAGCGGCGTTGGTGTACAACTTAATGGTTCGCTTGACAATAGCCGTATCAATGGTCTCTCAGCCAGTGGGACTGGGGTGAAAATCAGTGATAACACTCTACTTAACAACACGGCGCTAATAGGCAATAGCACGGATGGCAAGGGGGTAGAGGTTACTGCCAATTTAACTGGCAGCAATGGCAGCGCGGTGCAGGGGAGTGTGGTCAATGGCACGGGGGTGCACATTGATATTGATGTCACTCTCACCGGTGGCGGGGCGGATGATCTGCTGGCGGTGACCGGCAATGCCACCGGCAGCTATGGCAGTGGGGTGCAGCTGGATGGCAATAACACACTGGATAACACCTCGCTGGCGGGCAGTGCCACCAATGGCATTGGCGTGGATATTGATGGCCCGCTCACCAACCAAGGCAACACCACGGTTGATGGCAACTCTTCCAACGGCGATGGGGTGGAACTGCACGGCGCTCTCACTGGCGGCACGGTCAATGGCACTTCCGACGGTGGCCGTGGCATCAAAATCGATGGCGACACCGCACTGGATAACGCCACCCTCAACGGCAGCAGCGCCGATGGTAGCGGGGTGGCGATTACCGCCAATCTCACCGGTAGCAATGGCAGTGCGGTGCTGGGGGAGACCAGCGACGGAACTGGGGTGTATGTGGCCAGGGATGTGGCAGTCACGGGCGGCGGTGAGGATGACCCGCTGGCGGTGATCGGCAATGCCATGGGTAATAACAGCAGTGGGGTGCAGCTGGATGGCAATAACTACCTCGATAATACCTCGCTGGCGGGCAGTGCCACCAATGGCATTGGCGTGGATATTGATGGCCCGCTCACCAACCAAGGCAACACCACGGTTGATGGTAACTCTTCCAACGGCGATGGGGTGGAACTGCACGGCGCTCTCACTGGCGGCACGGTCAACGGCACTTCCGACAGTGGCCGCGGCATCAAAATAGATGGCGACACCGCACTGGATAACGCCACCCTCAGCGGTAGCAGCACCAGTGGTAGCGGGGTGGCGATTACCGCCAATCTCACCGGTAGCAATGGTAGTGCGGTGCAGGGGGAGACCACTGACGGCACGGGGGTGGATATTGGTAATAATGCGGTTCTCACCGGTGGCGGGGCGGATGACTTGCTGGCAATTAGCGGCAACGCCACCGGCAGCAACGGCAGCGGGGTGCAGTTGGATGGCAATAACACGCTGGATAACACCTCGCTGGCGGGCAGTGCCATCGATGGGCATGGTGTAGAAATCACTAACCCATTAGTGAATAAAGGTAATACGACCATTGAGGGGTATGCGTCTAATAACGGTCATGGGGTACATATTAATGGCCCGGTCAGTGGTGGCGTGATCAATGGCACCTCAGGGAGTAATCACGGTATTTTCCTCAATGAGTTTGCGCTGATAGATGACATTGCTCTTGGTGGGAACACCAACTCAGACAAATCATCGGTACAGATTACGTCACCGGAGCTTATCGGAGAGAATGTGACAATTAATGGTAAAGCGGTCGATAAAAACAGTATTGGCAGCAGAGCCATATCTGCGCCTATCACTGACGGCGGCAGTGAGAGTAACCGCAGCAGTATCGAGAAAATAGCATCTCAGGACAGTGTGCTATCTGGCCCGCTACTGATTAGGCGACAACAGATCCTCAGCTCTCTCGAGGAGCAACCACTCCCTCCCCCGGTAGTTACCGAATCTGAACAAAATATTGCCGAAAATATCACTATCGCGGTCTGTATTCCCAGCCATGTTTCTACTGGGCAGCAGCTTTGTGACGAGCATGTATTGGGCCGCAGGAAACCAATCGCCTCAACCAAAGGGCCAAAATAG
- the fadE gene encoding acyl-CoA dehydrogenase FadE: MMVLSVVALLVLIGVLFYHRVNLYLSSLILLVYTAAMGASQLWSYWVLLPLVIVLLPLLLTPLRQSLFSAPALRMFRKVMPAMSRTEKEAIDAGTTWWEGDLFQGQPDWKKLHNYPKPQLTAEEQAFIDGPVEEACRLANDFQITHELADLPPELWAYLKENRFFAMIIKKEYGGLEFSAYAQARVLQKLSGVSGILAITVGVPNSLGPGELLQHYGTEEQKNHYLPGLARGDEIPCFALTSPEAGSDAGAIPDTGTVCMGEWQGKQVLGMRLTWNKRYITLAPIATVLGLAFKLSDPEHLLGETVDLGITCALIPTNTPGVEIGHRHFPLNVPFQNGPTRGNDIFVPIDYIIGGPKMAGQGWRMLVECLSVGRGITLPSNATGSLKSVAMGIGAYAYIRRQFKISIGKMEGIEEPLARIAGNAYVMDAAATLVTSGIMLGEKPAVLSAIVKYHCTHRGQRAVMDAMDIAGGKGICLGPTNFIARSYQGAPIGITVEGANILTRSMIIFGQGAIRCHPFVLDEMAAAQSNDVAAFDKALFGHLGHVGSAKVRSFWLGLTNGRTSAAPVKDSTRRYYQQMNRLSANLALLSDVSMGVLGGSLKRRERISARLGDILSQLYLASATLKRYEDEGRQKEDLPLVHWGVQDALNQAEQALDDLLRNFPNGVIAGLMRLVVFPLGRVHQAPSDKLDHQIAQLLQVPSATRSRIGRGQYLTPSEFNPVGLLEAALQDVIAAEPIHKRLSKEAGRSLPFTRLDVLAKQALAEGKISAEEAAILTKAEDSRLRSINVDEFEADELAAKPAVKQLAKPRHTEAA; this comes from the coding sequence ATGATGGTTCTTAGCGTTGTTGCCTTGCTGGTTCTTATTGGTGTGCTGTTCTATCACCGGGTGAACCTCTATCTCAGTAGTTTGATTCTGCTGGTTTACACTGCCGCAATGGGTGCGTCGCAGTTATGGTCATACTGGGTATTATTGCCGCTGGTGATTGTTTTACTGCCCCTGCTACTCACGCCACTGCGCCAGTCGCTGTTTTCTGCCCCTGCGTTGCGCATGTTTCGTAAAGTCATGCCAGCCATGTCACGTACCGAAAAAGAGGCGATAGATGCCGGTACGACTTGGTGGGAAGGCGATCTGTTCCAAGGTCAGCCCGACTGGAAAAAACTGCATAACTACCCAAAACCGCAGTTAACCGCAGAAGAGCAAGCTTTTATCGATGGGCCAGTTGAAGAGGCCTGTCGTCTGGCGAACGATTTCCAGATTACCCATGAACTGGCTGACTTGCCGCCAGAACTGTGGGCCTATCTGAAAGAGAATCGCTTCTTTGCGATGATCATTAAGAAAGAGTATGGCGGTCTTGAGTTCTCAGCCTATGCTCAGGCCCGTGTGCTGCAAAAGCTCTCTGGCGTATCAGGCATCCTGGCTATCACCGTAGGGGTGCCTAACTCTCTCGGCCCCGGAGAATTACTGCAACATTATGGTACTGAAGAGCAAAAAAACCACTATCTGCCCGGTTTGGCCCGAGGCGACGAGATCCCTTGTTTCGCCCTGACCAGTCCGGAAGCCGGTTCTGATGCCGGTGCCATCCCTGATACTGGCACCGTCTGCATGGGTGAATGGCAAGGTAAACAGGTGCTGGGTATGCGCCTGACCTGGAACAAACGCTATATCACCCTCGCGCCTATCGCCACGGTGCTCGGTTTGGCATTTAAATTATCTGACCCGGAACATCTGTTGGGCGAAACCGTTGATTTGGGGATTACCTGTGCTCTGATCCCAACCAATACCCCCGGGGTAGAGATTGGTCACCGTCACTTCCCGCTGAACGTGCCGTTCCAAAATGGCCCGACGCGCGGTAACGATATCTTTGTGCCGATTGATTACATTATCGGCGGGCCAAAAATGGCCGGGCAAGGCTGGCGGATGCTGGTGGAGTGTCTGTCGGTCGGGCGTGGCATTACTCTGCCGTCCAACGCCACCGGCAGCTTGAAAAGTGTGGCCATGGGCATTGGTGCTTACGCCTATATTCGCCGCCAGTTCAAAATTTCCATCGGTAAAATGGAGGGAATTGAAGAGCCATTGGCGCGTATTGCGGGTAACGCCTATGTGATGGACGCCGCAGCGACACTGGTCACCAGCGGCATCATGCTGGGTGAGAAACCGGCGGTGTTATCAGCCATTGTTAAGTATCACTGTACCCACCGTGGTCAGCGCGCCGTGATGGATGCGATGGATATCGCCGGCGGTAAAGGCATCTGTCTGGGGCCGACCAACTTTATCGCGCGCAGTTATCAGGGTGCCCCTATCGGTATCACCGTTGAGGGGGCGAATATCCTGACTCGCAGCATGATTATCTTCGGTCAGGGGGCGATTCGTTGCCATCCATTTGTGCTTGATGAGATGGCGGCGGCGCAATCCAACGATGTCGCCGCTTTCGATAAAGCTCTGTTTGGCCATTTGGGTCATGTCGGCAGTGCTAAGGTGCGCAGTTTCTGGCTCGGCCTGACCAATGGTCGTACCAGCGCCGCGCCGGTGAAAGACAGCACTCGTCGCTATTACCAACAAATGAACCGCCTGAGCGCCAATCTGGCACTGCTGTCTGATGTCTCGATGGGCGTGTTGGGTGGCAGCCTGAAACGTCGCGAGCGTATTTCTGCCCGTTTGGGGGATATTCTCAGCCAACTCTATCTGGCATCGGCCACACTGAAACGCTATGAAGATGAAGGCCGCCAGAAAGAGGATTTGCCGCTGGTGCATTGGGGGGTTCAGGATGCGCTGAATCAAGCGGAGCAAGCGCTGGACGATTTGCTGCGCAACTTCCCAAATGGGGTGATTGCTGGGTTAATGCGGTTGGTGGTCTTCCCATTGGGCCGCGTGCATCAGGCGCCATCCGACAAACTGGATCACCAGATTGCGCAATTGCTGCAAGTGCCATCAGCCACCCGTAGCCGTATTGGTCGTGGTCAATACCTGACGCCGAGCGAGTTTAATCCGGTCGGTCTGCTGGAAGCCGCATTGCAGGATGTGATTGCCGCAGAGCCTATTCATAAACGCCTGAGTAAGGAAGCGGGCAGGAGCCTGCCATTTACTCGCCTGGATGTGCTGGCGAAACAGGCACTGGCGGAAGGGAAAATCAGTGCTGAGGAGGCGGCTATTCTGACCAAGGCGGAAGATAGCCGTCTGCGCTCAATTAATGTCGACGAATTTGAAGCCGATGAGTTGGCGGCCAAACCCGCGGTAAAGCAGCTAGCGAAACCACGGCACACTGAAGCGGCGTAA
- the lpcA gene encoding D-sedoheptulose 7-phosphate isomerase: MYHDLIRSELNEAADTLANFLKDDANIDAIQRAAVLLADSFKAGGKVLSCGNGGSHCDAMHFAEELTGRYRENRPGYPAIAISDVSHLSCVSNDFGYDYVFSRYVEAVGREGDVLLGISTSGNSGNIIKAIEAARAKGMKVITLTGKDGGKMAGTADIEIRVPHFGYADRIQEIHIKAIHILIQLIEKEMVTA, translated from the coding sequence ATGTACCACGATTTAATCCGCAGTGAATTGAACGAAGCAGCAGATACGCTGGCAAATTTTCTGAAAGATGATGCGAATATTGATGCCATTCAGCGCGCAGCCGTCCTATTGGCTGACTCTTTTAAGGCGGGTGGCAAAGTGTTGTCATGCGGTAATGGTGGCTCCCATTGTGATGCCATGCATTTTGCCGAAGAGTTGACCGGTCGCTATCGCGAAAATCGCCCTGGTTATCCGGCGATTGCAATTTCAGATGTCAGCCATCTCTCTTGCGTCAGCAATGATTTTGGCTATGACTATGTTTTTTCTCGCTATGTTGAAGCCGTAGGCCGCGAAGGGGATGTTTTGCTGGGCATTTCCACGTCAGGTAATTCAGGTAATATCATTAAAGCGATTGAGGCTGCTCGAGCCAAAGGCATGAAGGTCATCACCCTGACAGGCAAAGATGGCGGTAAAATGGCCGGTACTGCGGATATTGAAATTCGTGTTCCCCATTTCGGTTATGCCGATCGTATTCAGGAAATTCATATCAAAGCGATTCATATCTTGATTCAGTTAATTGAAAAAGAGATGGTAACAGCCTGA
- a CDS encoding class II glutamine amidotransferase gives MCELLGMSANVPTDICFSFTGLVQRGGGTGPHKDGWGITFYEGNGCRTFKDPKPSFNSPIARLVQDYPIKSCAVVSHIRQANRGEVALENTHPFTREMWGRNWTYAHNGQLKGYRQLDTGTFRPIGQTDSEYAFCWLLNQLAKRYPRTPSNWPAVFRYIATLCEQLRAKGVFNMLLSDGRFVMAFCSTNLYWITRRAPFGKATLLDQDVEIDFQQQTTPNDVVTVIATQPLTVNETWHKIAPGEFSLFCFGEQI, from the coding sequence ATGTGCGAATTGCTCGGGATGAGCGCAAATGTTCCCACGGATATTTGCTTTAGCTTTACCGGCCTGGTGCAACGAGGCGGAGGGACTGGCCCACATAAAGATGGCTGGGGCATCACCTTCTATGAAGGTAATGGCTGCCGCACGTTTAAAGATCCCAAACCTAGCTTTAATTCACCGATTGCCCGCCTGGTACAAGATTATCCGATCAAATCCTGCGCAGTGGTTTCGCATATCCGTCAGGCAAATCGTGGTGAAGTGGCGTTAGAAAATACCCACCCATTTACCCGCGAAATGTGGGGGCGGAACTGGACTTACGCCCACAATGGTCAGCTCAAAGGGTATCGTCAGTTAGATACTGGCACTTTTCGGCCCATTGGCCAGACTGATAGCGAATACGCTTTCTGCTGGTTGCTGAATCAATTGGCGAAACGCTACCCTCGCACCCCCAGCAATTGGCCTGCGGTATTCCGCTATATCGCCACGTTATGTGAGCAATTACGCGCCAAAGGGGTGTTTAATATGTTGCTCTCGGATGGGCGTTTTGTGATGGCGTTCTGTTCGACGAATCTATACTGGATAACCCGCCGTGCGCCTTTCGGTAAAGCGACGTTGCTGGATCAAGATGTGGAGATCGATTTTCAGCAGCAGACCACACCTAATGATGTGGTCACGGTGATCGCCACTCAACCACTGACCGTCAATGAAACCTGGCACAAAATTGCACCAGGTGAGTTTTCATTGTTCTGTTTTGGTGAGCAAATTTGA
- the dpaA gene encoding peptidoglycan meso-diaminopimelic acid protein amidase — MSKIAPLFATIMFAVIICLPAVSFTSSASEPVAVSKELKQQLLGSSVYIQIFKEERTLELYARLQGEYRLVQSYRICEFSGGLGPKRREGDFKSPEGFYSIDMRHLKPDSKFYRAINIGFPNDYDKSQGYSGKYLMIHGACKSIGCYAMTDAYMDEIFNYVQTAFIFGQEKVDISIYPFRMTEQNMQRHRNSSDYNFWRQLQPGYAYFAKNRMPPAVSVINGQYVLSRPPISSAPASQYALTKSNLLTKTEQ, encoded by the coding sequence ATGAGCAAAATCGCGCCGTTGTTTGCGACGATAATGTTTGCGGTAATAATTTGTTTGCCTGCGGTATCCTTCACCAGCTCAGCCAGTGAGCCTGTGGCAGTGTCCAAAGAGCTAAAACAGCAATTACTCGGGTCATCGGTCTATATTCAGATCTTCAAAGAAGAACGTACTCTGGAATTATATGCCCGATTACAAGGCGAGTATCGGCTGGTACAAAGCTATCGTATCTGTGAATTCTCAGGGGGGCTTGGCCCGAAACGCCGTGAGGGTGATTTCAAAAGTCCGGAAGGGTTTTACAGTATTGATATGCGCCATTTAAAACCCGACAGTAAATTTTATCGGGCAATCAATATTGGCTTCCCAAATGATTATGACAAGTCACAGGGCTATTCAGGGAAATATCTGATGATCCATGGCGCTTGCAAATCAATCGGCTGTTATGCAATGACCGATGCCTATATGGACGAGATATTTAACTACGTGCAAACAGCATTTATCTTTGGTCAGGAAAAGGTCGATATCAGTATTTACCCGTTCCGCATGACTGAGCAAAACATGCAGCGCCATCGTAACTCTTCGGATTACAATTTCTGGCGTCAATTACAGCCGGGATATGCCTACTTTGCCAAGAACCGGATGCCGCCTGCGGTTTCCGTGATCAACGGGCAGTATGTACTGAGCCGCCCACCGATCTCCAGCGCTCCTGCATCGCAGTACGCCCTGACCAAATCAAATTTGCTCACCAAAACAGAACAATGA